GTGGATGGAGAGGGTAGGCTCTGCCCTCCCCCAGGGCCCCCTCAGCCCACAACTCTGATGGTGGAGAAGGCCCATCCTCCAGGAGAACAGAGTAAAGAAAAGGGAAGCACCATTTAACTGGCAGGAATTCAGAGCTCCAGCAGAAATGATCGTGCCATGGGTGCAAAATACTGGTCATATCGGGCTTGGGGGCCAGGGCACGGAACCTTTCTCAGCCTCTCCCTCCTACAAGAGCAGGGGAGGGGGACAGATCTTGTCATGGCAGAGCAGGGATTCATTATCGCCAGTCTTCCCACTTCCAGTATGCTGGGACTGGGGCTTCCATGGGGGCAGGCAGGAGGGGGAAGGGTTGCCtgaagtcaacaagcatttattaaacacctactgggTGTACAAGGGAGGGTGAGACAAGAAGCTAAAGAGAGGTggggcagtgggtagagcaccggccttggatcaggaggacctgagttcaaatcaggcctcagagacttgataattacctagctgtgtggccttgggcaagtcacttaaccccacttaaccccccccccccagaagctATAGAGAGGACAGTTTGACCTTGGGAGGGCTCGGACATTAAGGGAGGATGGGCTTTGGCTGAGAAGTCTGGGAGGCTGggagcagagatgaggaggaggggTTTTCAGACCGGGGCACAGCCAGGACAAAGGAGGGGAGACAGGAGATGGAGTGCCACCTTCAAAGAACAGTGAGTAAGAGGATCTGGAGGGGGTTGGGTTAGATGGGAAGGGGGGGCAGGTTATCAAAGCCCCTGGATTAGGCCCAAATGAATCTTAGAGACCAGCTCCCCAAGGGGGACTGAACCCCTGGATTCACTCTCCTGAATTGGCTGAACTTGCTGGGGCCCCTGAAGATGCTCCCCACAGGGAAGGAGGACGGAAGCAGGGCAGGGCCCCTGGGAACACTTCCCTCGCCCTGGGAATGGCTTTGTAGGGCAGGAGAACCCCTGCCTCAGTTGGCTAGTGTGGGTGGTGGGGGCAGAGTGGGCAATGAGCATTGTCTGCAGGATGACTGGTCAGACTGAATCCTTGTAGTCAGTTTGGGTCCTACTCTGTCTGAGGCTTCTATGagcagtgcctcagtttcccccaagTTCACCCCAGTCCTTGTGGGGTTAAGGAGGTGAGACCTCTCATTGCCTTTCCATTACTGAGTCTTCAAGAGCAGACCACTAGTCTCTCACTCTATATGATCCCCTGCCTGGCGACCAGGGAGCATGGGCCAAACCCCAGAGAATAGCAATTCCTTATAGGAGGCCTCCCTCCATCTGAGCGGCTTCAGGTCACCGAGTCACAGCCCCCAGAGCTGAGAGGGTCCCTAGCCCAGACACTTAGCTGGTTCAACCCACCCAAGGCTGAATGGTCAAGTGGCCATCCCGCCTCTCTGCTAGAGGCCCTGAAGTGATGGGGAGCTCACTCCTCCACTCCCAAGCCCTGCTGGGCAGCCCCTTCTCCTCTGGGCCAGGAGGGCTACTGTTTCTCTCACACCTGGCTCAGACAGGTGCCTTGGTCAACATGGGGAACTTTAGTGGTATGAGGGGGACTGTCCAGCCTCAGAGGGTAATGACCTTCCTTTCACTGCAGGGGCTCCTGGGGAGCTTGCATGAATGCTTGGAGTAGCCAAGGGGAGCCCCCTCCAGTTCTGAGCCCCCAGAATGTGAAGCAGCCCAAGGGGCAACCCTGAGCATGTGACAAAGGCCCCAGACTCCACTCACCATCCTCTCTACAATGATGATCTTGGGCCCCAACTGCTTGTGAATGGCGAAGATGTGGATGAGTCTCAGAGTGAACACCATGAAGTCTATGGCCAGCACCGTCCGGCCGGCCTCGAATGTGGAGCTCAGCATCCTAAGGAGCCCGAAGAGGGgcaggggagaagaggaagaggctTTTGGCACCAGGGGTGCCCACTGGCAGAACCAGGAGGGAAGGGCCTAGGGTTGGCCAACCCACCTGCAGGTGACTCCAACAATGAAGAGGAAGATGGCCACCATGTCACATTTATTCCAATTGTCCTCCATGTATACCTTGAATTTCTTCAGGAGATTGGTGTCTTCATCAGTGAAGAAACCCTAGGACGGGAGCAAACACCAAGCAGTCATGGCTGTGGGGTCCTGGGGGTCTGCCTTTaggagccttcctgattccaaggcatATTGGCCAAACCAACCCATCAGCCTAGGGGTGGGGGTCTGCAGGGCTCAGCCTGGGGTCAAGGTCAGTATCAGAATCCAGTCTGGGGTCGAAGTTCGATTCAGGgcagagtgacttgtccaggatcacacaacctgGATAAGTCAGAGGTGGAGGCAACACTCTCTCCATAAGACCTCTGTCCATCCACTcgttccctccctccttccttcagaGGCTCCTAGGACTGCTGACCACCCTTCTGTCTTCCCCACCTTCCACTGGAAGCCCCCTCATGGGACCATCTCCACCGTGTCCCCGGTGGGTTTGCCCATGGATGGCTCCTCATTggatcataagctccttgagggcagagcccggcttctgcctttctttgtattttcagcacttagcacatatTCATACTTGCTAACTGGCCAGGGGACCCTATGTTGCATCCAGGCCTCTCATGTGACCGCTGGAGAAACAGGCACCAGATTTGGCAGTGTCATGGCGAGATCATATGACCGGTTAGAGGTGAGGGTGGAACGAGTCTGCCCCTGGGTCCAGTCACCACTGACCTGCCGAACTTCCTCCAGAACCAGTGTGAACACCCAGAAGTAGAGGGCCACCTCAGGGCCCGCCGGGCCGGCCGGTGGGGGAGGGAAGGCCACCAGGAGCACGTAGGCGAACAGGAAGAGAAAGGCAAAGTACATGACCATGTTCCCCAGAAACACAGTCACCGGGGCCCCCCAGAACTTCTTCCACCGGGAGAGCAAGAAGGGGTTGGTTGCGGCCCGGGCCTGGGCCCCCCTGCCCTCAGGGGCCTCGTTCCTCCTGCTCCACAAAgacagaaaatgaggaaaaaatatcagGTAGGATTTTGGGGGGGCGGTGAAGAGAAGCCCTTcactgggggaggggaagactcTGCCTCTGCCGCCCCGTCCCTGGTCCTGAAGAAGGGCCTGATGGTCATCTCCAGTGGGAGCTGCAGGAGCCCACCATGTCCAAggcctttattttacagatttggaGACAGATCCAGGGACTTGctatgacctgcccagggtcacacagctggcaggTATCTGAGGATTTGAACCCGGATCCTTGGATGACAAGGTGAGCAGCTTGGGTGTCTCCCAGTCCTGGGAagtttgagggcagggaccattctCAGATTGGCCTTTGGGTCTCCCCTTACAGGAGGTCAGTTTGACTTGGGCTGTTCTGGGGAGTCTGGACCAGCCCAGCCCAGCCAGGCATCATAGTAGAAATACTGAGGCTTGGGGTCCCAATGACGGACCAGAGCTTGGGACGactggaaactgaggcccagcctCCCCGgatgaagcagagagacagaatTGGACAGACGCCAAGGACAGATGCCCTCATCCCCCCAGGCTCCTCCTTCACCTCACCTGGtgctgggggaggggaaaagCAGCATCCTCTCAGTGTCCAGGCTGTCCAGTTCTCGGAAGGGCTCCTGCCCACTCTTCAGAGGAAGATCCTCACTGCAAGAGATCCAAGTGGACTGGACAGGGCCCAGGGCCCCCCAGAGGCTGCCCTAGTGGGCCCCGAAAGCCCCTGAGAACCTCCCAGGGCCTGGGTATGCAACCAGCAGCACCAaccaaggggaaagaaagcaCCAGGCCAGGCCCTGGATGGGGAGCCTCCATGCTCCAGGAGGTTGAATGGACATCAGCCAGCCCCCCAACCTGGGGACAAAGGGGAGACCTAGAGGCAAGGACTCCTGGGGGAAGAGAGGCCCCCTTGGGCCAGGGGAGAGGAAATgtgggagggtgggagggagggaggagggtgtAAAGGAGGGAGGACGGACAgacaggagggaggaagggagcagGAGACCAGCTGTGGCCTCGTCCTTCCCTTGCCCTGGAGTCTGCAGGGGCTCCTCAGCCGGGGCTCCCTCAGCTGCCAGTCTCCCCCATCCTGCCTTACCTGGGACCACCCTTACCTGGGTACATCCTAATCTCCCCCCCCTTGCCCCCCCCAGTATCCCCCCTCGCCTCTCCTAATGCATCAACAAGCTCTGATGAAATGGGGTTTTAGCTGAATTGTCTCATGATGATGAGGCTAAAGGAGGCACAACTGGGTGCTGGGGTGCCCGACCAGCGGGCATCAGGGGCACCCAGGCTCCTCCCCCAGCTAAGGCTGGACCCTCTCCTGATTGCCCCAGGGTTGGGAGGCTGTAGACCAGTCTGATGCAGGAAGACCCCCTTCCAAAGGCCCCTCCCTTTCCACAGTGACCCTGACCTTGGGCAGAGTTGACCTTCTGAGgtttctcctctccttctctccctgccccctccccccaaggaaagagggaggggttCTCCAGGGTTCGGCCTCTAAGAGCTCCCCACCTCCTTGGCTCTCCCTTACCTGAAGGAGATCAGGTTGGTGTAGATGAGGGCAGGGCAGCAAAAGGCACCAATCAGCCTCAGGATGGGAGTGCCCGTGGCCATGTCTCCCCACCAGATTTTGGTCAAAAAGGCCTAATTGGAGGGGAAGCAGAGTCGACTGTTCACCAATAGGACACCAGGCTGGTTCGCCTGGGTCCTCACACTCTGTCCTTAGCTGAAAGCGGGCGGCTCCTCAGGAAGCACAGCGCAGGGTCCAGGTGTGGAGTTGGGCCCTGGTACTGTTACATCAGCCCCATCATCTGGGACGTGGCCATTCGCCTGcctaggactcagtttccccaggTGTATGGAGGCCAGCCTGGCCAGTCTTCGGGGTACTACTAGCAGAGGGTCAGAGCCCAGCTTGTCTTTGCTGGGCTCCTCAAGTTCTGACTTCCCTCGCCTGCCATCTTGGCCCTGAAGGATCTTGGGCCTGCAGGGTTGTCTTCCTATGGCCCTTTCCCTGGCCTTCGAGGTCCCCAACTCTTCACCCCCCTCCCTTTCTAGCCTCAGTTCATCCTCTTCCCCTTCGCACTCGGTTCTTGCCACACCAGCCATTCCCTTAAGTCCAGTCACCCTCCCTTCTGGACTGGCTGGCTCCTCCATGAAGGCATTGCCGGTTCTCCCTCCACACCCTGGTCCAAACCTATCCCCTGCTTTTTTGTAGGtctgtcctctttctcctcaTGGGCCACGGGCAGGAGGGGCATCGGATGAAGGCAGGGGTGGATAGTCCTGGACGTCCCTGAGACCTGCCTCCCTCCTGCTCCCTCTGCTCCCTCTGCTAGGGAGCTCCCTCTGGGGAGGGCCTGGCCAGTCCTAGGCTCTGGAGTCTGGGCCACATGTGGGTGGCCTCTCACACACCCCAACCTGCCACCCCGAGGCATCTGGAGGGATGCACATCGCCATCTGGGCACCCGCATCTCCCCAAATTTTCTTTGGTGGCCTCCACCCCTGGCCTCCCCGACCACCTCCTGTGTCTTCCTAGATTTCAGGACTCTGTGGGGCTGAAGAATCACCAGAGCTcagagtggggggggaggggacttCAAAGACTTCGGACCCATCAACCAGTCCAGGGAAGTGAGTCGCCCTCTTCCCTGCCACCTTTCGAGGTGACTCCAGATGCCTCCGATCCCTAGTTCTGCCCCCAGGGCTGACAGGTGCCGGGCTGATCCGTCAGACCCTCGACGCCCCCTCCTACATCCTGCCCTCCTAGACCCCCCTTTTACATCTGTGACCTCATGCTGGGTTGGCCCACAGACTGGCGGCCTTGAGGTCTGGAGAGCTGTGGCACAGACATTGGTGCCTCGGTTTACCGGCTGGCTCCTAGATGGGGAGGGGACGGCTCACCTGGACACCATCGTGGGCAAAGAATGACTTGGTGTCAGCTTCGGTGGCCAGGTGCAGACACGTGGTCTTGCTCCAGTCCTGGTTCTTTCTCACCAACAGAGCGAAGGCCCGGTCCTCGCTGTTGTTGTAACACTCGCTGAAGAGGTCTGGCCAGGATGGAGGGGGCAGGGCTGGCACCTGGGCACCTGGCACGGCGGCCCTCGGCCACCTCCCCATGCACACACACCTCCCCACACTCGTACAATGCACACAACTATGACACCTCCATGAGTGCATGTTAGCATGACTGCTCGTGCACACTCATACttccacacacactcacagacccGCACACACATGTGCGGACAACACAAATACAGACACATGCCTCCACATGTGTGCTGCATGCACGCACAAATGCCTCTACACATGTGTAGTGACCATGCACTCAGCCATGCACATGCATGAACACACCCACATGCATCCACATGCATGTACACATGTGCCCGCTGGTCCGCCGGCTCTGAGCAGACGAGTCTCCTTTTCTCTGGGCCCTTCCACTCATCCCAGTGTAATGTAGACCCTCTCCTGTGTCCTCCGCCCAGGCTTGGCTGCCTCCCTGCACATGCTGGGCTCTCGGGCTGTCGTCTGGCCCTGACCTCCCCCCAACCTCTCCTAGCTCACATTTTTGAGGATTTAACATCAGAGGACATCTTCCTGGACCCTCCTCAGCCTGAGAGGTGAATGGGCAACGGGAGGGAGGGCAGAGTGGCCGGCTTCAAGTCCCGCTCATCCCCTTCCTCCCTTGCTTCACCTCTGGGGGCCTCAGTTTTTTCGCTTGTGAAGAGCTCTGAGAGTCAATGCCCTCGAGGCTCCTCTCCAAGGCCCTGCTCTTGCCCGGTTTTTCTCTGTTTGGCTTCACCTTGAGGTCCAGAGCTGCCCAGAAGTGGGGGTGGAGCCTCGATGCCCAGAGAACAGCCTCCCAGCACGCACCCCCACTCCTGCAGCCCGCCTACACCTGCCTGGCCCCACAGCGAGGTGGGCAGCGTCCCTGTGGTGCCCCTGGGTAAGGACAGGGTCCCGTGTCCTCCTCCACCCTACTGAAGTTGAATGGGCTTATCCCAGGGGTCCCCTCCCAGGAGGGCATTCTGGAGACGCAGGAGCCGTGCAGACCAATCGGGAACTAGACCCAGGTACTCGCACCCTTGGAAAATGGCTTCTGGGAAATCACAGGACTTCAGAGGGGTTGGAGGTCCACTCTGACCCCCATCATGCTTTTCTGGAGCAGCCAAGTCCTCTCAGGGAGGTCAGTGAGGAAAACCTTGTTCCCAGCACCACAAGGGAATCCCAGGACTTGGGTTCAAGCGAAGCTCCGCTGCTGACCCCctgtgactttgggtgagtccTTTCCCCGAGTGAGCCTCAGTTTACCCCCAGGTCACCTGGCTAATGGGGTTCTAGTGAGTGTCTCAGAGGCCTATGTCAGCCATAGTGTGGGGGTATCTCATCCTTCCATATCCTCTCTCCCTGTATGGGGGGGCTGGGCTGGGGTCAAAGGACCTGTGAAGTGGGGTGCCCCTCCCCGggctcctggaagaggatgtggGCACAAAGAGCTTTCACCACTTGCCCACATCCCGTGACACCAGCAAGGCTGGCGGGGGGGCTGGCTTAGGGCTGACCCCAGGCTTGGGCCTCAGCCCTCTCTCTTTGCTCCCAGGGCCTTGGAGGGAGCCTGGCCTGGTGGGGGCTCTGATGCTGAGCCCCACTAGGCCCTGGGGGGGACCCAGGAGGACTCACCCAAAGCCAGCCGCTCATAGTTGGCCTCCTTCATGCTCCGGGCCACCTCGGCCTCTGTCTCCAGGTGGGacatttcttttaggattttgcagGCGGCCAGAGCAGCAGCCACACCCTCCTgcccctgggggtggggggggagggaggtcaGACTGACCACTCCCCAAAGGACTAGTGCCCAGCCTTCACCCTCTCCCTGAAGCCTCAGACCCCCATTACCACCAGCCTGATGGCATCTCCCCCTGTGGCGggggaaacaagcatttattaagaggcTACTGCCTCCCAGGCACTGTGGTATGGGATCCTCACAAAACCCTGGAGATCAGGGCTGATATTATGCTTTGacagtggaagaaactgaggtggagaGCAGTCCagaaacttgcccaggatcacacagctagtcaggtTCTCAGGCTAGATTCGAACTCGGGGCTTCTTGACTCCAtgtccagtgctctgtctgtgCCTCACATGGACTCACTTTGAAGCACCCGTGGCTTTCCCCTCTCCCAGGATGGCACCCTCAATCAGCCTAGACCCTGTCTCTGCCCCCTAAAGTCTCAAGGTTCTCCTCTGGTAAATAGGTTCATTCCCCCTGGGATCCCTGCCCTCTTCCCTCAGCTTGCCCCTCCAGAGGGGCCATAGGCACCACCCAGGCCTAGGGGAGGAGGCCCGAGCCCAGTGCCCCAGCTCCCCCGCTCTGGGCCAGCTCACCCACCATGGCCCAGAAGTAGTTGGCCATCTCGTGCCGATTCTGGAGAACAGCCCACAAGAACAGGTCCCTCCAGGGGGCAGTGCTTCTCTGGCTCAGGTCCAGGGTCCACTTGGGTCCACCGAGGCGCTTGGCAGTCACTTTGTCCTGGAGGGAAGGGCAGGACAGGGCTCAGGGAGATGACCACAAAGAGGAGGTCCTAGGGCAGCAGCCCATGAGGGTGGGGGATGAACCCCCAAAAGGGGCCCCTTCTTGCTGGGCACCTCTATTTCCTACAGCCTGGACGATCTCCCTGCCCAAGGGTCCTCCTGCCTTTAGTTGAAGACCTCCAGAGAGGGGCGCCCCCCCCAGGGCAGCCCACCCACACTAGGATGCTGTCCCAGGGACGCCGATCCTTAAGCTGATCTCTGTGCCCCTGAGCCCAGTGCTCCTGTCTGCCCAGCTCACTGCCAGGGACCCAGAAGGGGCAGAATAAGTCCATAGAAAATGATGGGGATTCTGAAGCTGAAGTGTgacggtgtgtgtgtgtgcgcccCCCACTTGGGGAGGAAATGGGATGCTGTGGGGAGGGCCCTGACTGGGGGTTGAGAGCCCAGGCTTCATTTCCTTCACCGGCCCTGCCCGGCCTGGGGCCTCGGACCAGCCTTGGCTCTCTCCTCTGGCTCTGCTGGGGCTGATGGGATCACGGCGGCCCTCTGGGAACAGGCCCGGGGAGCCCCATCCCAGCCACCACTCACAGCCCTCTTCCGGCCGGCCAGCTTGCCGTCCTGGTAGAAGCCCCGGCAGGCGTCGTGCAGGAAGTCCTTGAGCACCCGGGCCACGTCgtggagggagaaggaggggggcCCCCCCAGAGGCTGCCCACCCCCCAGCCTCGCCAGCGTCAGCTTGCTCTCCTCATGTTTCCTGAGCAGCAGGTGGAAGAGCAGGCTTTTCTGGGGGACGGTCTGATACAGCTCCTGGAGTCGCCCATATGTCAGAAAGTCGGGCACGCTGGCACCGTTGTCCACAAAGAGCCGCACAAACTCTGGCTTGTCGTTCACCAGCGCATCCATCATCACCTCCTCCAGGTCACCAGACTGTGGGGGCAGAAGGGCATCAGGAACAGAGAGCGGGGGTCCTAGGGAGCCAAAGCAACTCTAGGGCtctgggaggaggaggggagggggagggggaggaggggaggagaaggaagacaacaaaaaagagaactaggaagaggaggaggatgaccttgataagagaaggaaggagaaaggaagaggaagatatGGAGAGAAGGGGCAAGCAGTGGGATGGCTGAGCCCAAGGATGGGATTCAGTTGGATGGCGGGGGGGTAGACAGTGGTCTCTGATAGAGAAGAGAGCCAGGCCGGGTGGGAGAAAGGGCAGGGCCTGGACCCACCCCAGCCAGGGAGCCCCCCCCCGGCCCTCGAAGGAATCGGAGGACGACAGAGGGAGGTTGGCAGAATCCTCAGGGATCCTCTCATGGTGGCCCAGCTGGCCGGGAGCAGTGGAGGGTGGGCTCTGGATCCTGACTCGGCACCCTACTCTGTCCAGTGGGGACTGGGAGGGGGTTCTTTATCACAAGGAGTAACCCCAGGAAATGGACAGAATTCAGAGACAAATCAAGGCCAGAGAGAAGGCAAAGCCCTGGCCGGTCTGGGGCCGCTACCCTTGGGATGATGCGATTAGGGGGAGCCTAAACAAGATGCCAGCCAGCTTCAGATGACATTCTCCCATTAAAGTCAGAGGCCTGTGGGGTTGCCCTGGTGGGCATGCCATGGGCACTGCTTGCCAAACTCGCTTCCCCTTTGCCTTGGTTGCTCCTAGGCCAAGGACTCATCGGGGGGCTGCTCTTTCCCTCCGCCCCCAGCGATGGCCTCTCATTTGTGGCTAGCTCTGTGAACCCTGGACTTTGGGAACAGAGAGTGGAGAGGcgactgccccccccccccccaggttggGAAAGGAGGG
The Macrotis lagotis isolate mMagLag1 chromosome 3, bilby.v1.9.chrom.fasta, whole genome shotgun sequence genome window above contains:
- the TRPM5 gene encoding transient receptor potential cation channel subfamily M member 5, producing MADIITTLMNQPHLIVPQLVEKQFKEKFPMENFSWEDIVHWSELLQAITAHQHLLTVHDFEQDSSEELDTVILKALVKACKSQSQEAQEYLDELKLAVAWNRIDIAKSEIFSGDVEWKSGDLEEVMMDALVNDKPEFVRLFVDNGASVPDFLTYGRLQELYQTVPQKSLLFHLLLRKHEESKLTLARLGGGQPLGGPPSFSLHDVARVLKDFLHDACRGFYQDGKLAGRKRADKVTAKRLGGPKWTLDLSQRSTAPWRDLFLWAVLQNRHEMANYFWAMGQEGVAAALAACKILKEMSHLETEAEVARSMKEANYERLALDLFSECYNNSEDRAFALLVRKNQDWSKTTCLHLATEADTKSFFAHDGVQAFLTKIWWGDMATGTPILRLIGAFCCPALIYTNLISFSEDLPLKSGQEPFRELDSLDTERMLLFPSPSTRRNEAPEGRGAQARAATNPFLLSRWKKFWGAPVTVFLGNMVMYFAFLFLFAYVLLVAFPPPPAGPAGPEVALYFWVFTLVLEEVRQGFFTDEDTNLLKKFKVYMEDNWNKCDMVAIFLFIVGVTCRMLSSTFEAGRTVLAIDFMVFTLRLIHIFAIHKQLGPKIIIVERMMKDVFFFLFFLTVWLIAYGVTTQALLHPRDSRVEWIFRRVLYRPYLQIFGQIPLDEIDEARVNCSAHPLMLESSPSCPNLYANWLVILLLVTFLLVTNVLLMNLLIAMFSYTFQVVQGNADIFWKFQRYNLIVEYHERPALAPPFILLSHLSLLLKKAFKQEEHKREHLERDLPDNLDQKIVTWETVQKENFLANLEKRRKESTKETLKKTSQRVDFISQHVAGLREQEKRIRALESQINYCTVLLSTLADTLSQVTAVEKENESLSRKRFPAHDVPVAAAGTFSGPGDGNFSSL